One window of uncultured Trichococcus sp. genomic DNA carries:
- a CDS encoding PTS sugar transporter subunit IIA yields the protein MITIKDEHILLDQTYNTAEAAIVAAGEFLVVQGLVSPPYIQSMLARHRKVSVYVGNFVALPHGDSEGQPYIEEEGICLIQVPDGVNFGNDKEPQIATILFVVALKEKQLEALQDIAFFCSDIENVMALSDAKDLRAVKNILQNS from the coding sequence ATGATTACAATCAAGGATGAGCATATTCTGTTGGATCAAACCTACAACACAGCCGAAGCCGCAATTGTCGCCGCCGGAGAATTTCTGGTGGTGCAAGGGTTGGTGTCCCCGCCTTACATCCAATCGATGCTGGCGCGCCACCGTAAAGTGAGTGTCTACGTCGGCAATTTTGTTGCCTTGCCTCACGGGGACAGCGAGGGGCAGCCCTATATTGAAGAAGAAGGCATCTGCTTGATTCAGGTGCCCGACGGCGTGAACTTCGGGAATGACAAGGAACCGCAAATCGCGACTATCCTTTTTGTGGTGGCCTTGAAGGAAAAGCAATTGGAAGCTTTGCAGGACATCGCTTTTTTCTGCTCGGATATCGAAAACGTGATGGCGTTGAGCGATGCCAAAGATTTGCGGGCGGTCAAAAACATTCTCCAGAACAGCTAA
- a CDS encoding BglG family transcription antiterminator gives MFLTPRETIILKELLHSASPVTVERLMSLLKVSKRTVYRELANLELSLESIGAKLEKASRGRFRLIAEDAAKAEILSAVSEDEPSELSATERQHAILLQMLNSDEPISMQTFLDEYLISNTTFFADIKQLELRLARLPLTIARNRGYELVGSEKYRRLLLANILGIEINEYHFFHFSELEDKESFFMQFVNQEQLLFAQKLVREIVEPRFSDLSDRKLEFLILMLTISMDRVPRGRRLVEESYAGQINKELLDLSKQIFAKIAAHTKQLYAVSEVVFFANLLGDFFSDLDNDFFTESFDPRLAYQVKQLIENVSQDAEVNFFEDSNLYKMLLTHLSAALSRAILNQGSLNNPILERIMGQYSEVAGAIRKALPKVFPQQEFSEEEIAYMVLHFANSLERSPKVIAVDIAGISPSGLASTRMLEMRLRKHFPFINEIVFFRIADLGKLNLEEKYDLTISTSLLPGYSGKYLLISPLLLEDEIKQLKEAFRAIDHTKRHVQPAAKPSLPENDDYQEVMTFIDEINQLLKHFFVKTLENSADVSETVALAVRNISTEIVADPEKVRDKLMNRYQQAPIGIPNTHFALFHASHAAVLQPCFCVFDLQTPLEIVGMDKETMTLTRMLVMLAPDPIEENVAKMLGKISGAIIMNDLGMEIFNSGNEAIIYQLLSALLIEEVKK, from the coding sequence ATGTTTCTAACTCCTAGAGAGACCATCATTTTAAAAGAATTGCTGCATTCCGCCTCACCGGTTACCGTGGAACGCTTGATGAGCCTGCTGAAAGTCAGCAAGCGTACGGTCTACCGCGAGTTGGCAAATCTCGAGCTTTCTTTGGAATCCATCGGCGCAAAGCTGGAAAAAGCGAGCCGGGGCCGTTTCCGATTGATTGCCGAGGATGCCGCAAAAGCAGAAATCCTCTCCGCCGTTTCTGAGGATGAACCTTCCGAATTATCCGCCACGGAACGCCAGCATGCCATTTTGCTGCAGATGTTGAACAGTGACGAGCCGATCAGCATGCAGACGTTTCTGGACGAATACCTGATCAGCAACACCACATTTTTTGCCGACATCAAACAGTTGGAGCTGCGTTTGGCGCGGCTGCCCTTAACGATCGCGAGAAATCGTGGCTATGAACTTGTAGGCAGCGAAAAGTATCGCCGGCTTCTGTTGGCCAATATTCTGGGAATCGAGATCAATGAGTACCACTTCTTTCACTTTTCGGAATTGGAAGATAAAGAAAGTTTCTTTATGCAATTCGTCAATCAGGAGCAGCTGCTTTTTGCTCAAAAATTGGTTCGGGAAATCGTCGAGCCCCGCTTTTCCGACTTGAGTGATCGGAAACTGGAATTTTTGATTTTGATGCTGACGATTTCCATGGATCGCGTTCCGCGAGGCCGCCGACTGGTGGAAGAATCCTATGCGGGGCAAATCAATAAGGAGCTTTTGGATTTGTCGAAGCAAATTTTTGCCAAAATCGCAGCCCATACGAAACAATTGTATGCGGTCAGCGAAGTCGTCTTCTTCGCTAATCTGTTGGGTGATTTTTTCAGTGACTTGGATAATGATTTTTTTACCGAAAGCTTCGATCCGCGCTTGGCGTACCAGGTGAAGCAATTGATCGAGAACGTCAGTCAGGATGCCGAAGTCAATTTCTTTGAGGACAGCAATCTCTATAAAATGCTCTTGACGCATCTTTCCGCGGCGTTGAGCCGCGCCATCCTGAATCAAGGAAGCCTCAATAATCCCATCCTGGAGCGGATCATGGGGCAATACTCGGAAGTTGCGGGTGCGATCCGCAAGGCCTTGCCGAAGGTGTTCCCGCAGCAGGAATTCTCCGAAGAGGAAATCGCCTATATGGTGCTGCATTTCGCCAATTCCCTGGAACGCAGCCCGAAAGTCATCGCGGTGGATATTGCCGGCATTTCCCCGAGCGGCTTGGCTTCGACGCGGATGTTGGAAATGCGCTTGCGGAAACATTTTCCTTTCATCAATGAGATCGTCTTTTTTCGCATAGCCGATCTCGGGAAACTGAATCTGGAAGAGAAGTATGATTTGACCATCTCCACTTCATTGTTGCCGGGGTACAGCGGGAAATACTTATTGATTTCCCCATTGCTTTTGGAGGACGAAATCAAGCAACTCAAAGAAGCGTTCCGTGCAATCGATCATACGAAGCGGCATGTTCAACCCGCAGCGAAGCCGAGCCTGCCCGAAAATGACGACTATCAGGAAGTCATGACCTTCATCGATGAAATCAACCAGTTGCTGAAGCACTTTTTCGTCAAGACGCTGGAAAACAGCGCCGACGTTTCCGAAACTGTCGCTTTGGCAGTGAGAAATATTTCAACTGAAATCGTAGCGGACCCGGAAAAAGTCCGGGATAAACTGATGAACCGCTATCAGCAAGCGCCGATCGGGATACCCAATACCCATTTCGCTTTGTTCCATGCCTCCCATGCCGCTGTTCTTCAGCCTTGTTTTTGTGTCTTTGATCTGCAGACGCCGCTGGAAATAGTCGGCATGGACAAAGAAACGATGACTTTGACACGGATGCTGGTCATGCTGGCCCCCGATCCGATCGAAGAGAATGTCGCTAAGATGCTGGGGAAAATCAGTGGAGCGATCATCATGAACGATTTGGGTATGGAGATTTTCAATTCCGGCAATGAAGCCATCATCTACCAATTGTTGTCCGCCCTCCTGATCGAAGAAGTCAAAAAGTGA
- a CDS encoding PTS mannitol transporter subunit IICBA, which yields MEQTQQASLKAKVQKLGSTLSSMVMPNIGALIAWGVLTALFIPDGYLPNESFASMVGPMLTYLIPLLVGYTGGKVIAGDRGAVVGAIATMGVIVGTEIPMIMGAMIMGPLGGFTIKKFDAIFQSKIKTGFEMLVNNFSAGLIGFALALVGFQAIGPVVDRLTQAMAAGVETILNAQLIPLTNIFIEPAKILFLNNAINHGILTPLGTEQVSETGRSILFLLEANPGPGLGVLLAFTLFGKGSAKSTAPGAMIIHFLGGIHEIYFPYVMMKPLLFLAVISGGVSGSFVFQLLGAGLRAPASPGSIIAILAMTPMGSYLPVILGVVAGAAASFAVATVILKADSKEAVDNFEESVKATQAAKLSAKGSAGQTSLTNMSGIQHIIFACDAGMGSSAMGASILRKKINAAGLPQDVTNRAINNLTDAANTLIVTQEELKNRAQQKAPNATFVAIENFLNSPKYDEIVATLAGTNLKETVVAPAASRLDVDLANINEIVLVHDDRKGSATMGQKVVERILEREALDIPLRKMHINELKASPQTLVISKNSLTQAAQQKVPAAVHLSVDSLITTSKYESVVANLKQTA from the coding sequence ATGGAACAGACACAACAAGCCTCGCTGAAGGCAAAGGTTCAAAAGTTAGGCAGTACGCTCTCAAGCATGGTGATGCCGAATATAGGGGCGCTCATCGCCTGGGGAGTTTTGACGGCATTATTCATCCCGGATGGCTATTTGCCGAATGAATCCTTCGCTTCGATGGTCGGTCCGATGCTTACGTATTTAATTCCTCTGTTGGTCGGTTATACAGGAGGTAAAGTGATTGCAGGCGATCGCGGTGCTGTAGTCGGGGCCATCGCCACAATGGGTGTGATCGTAGGAACGGAAATTCCGATGATCATGGGTGCCATGATCATGGGACCGTTGGGCGGTTTCACGATCAAGAAATTTGATGCCATTTTCCAGAGCAAAATCAAGACCGGTTTTGAAATGCTGGTCAACAATTTCTCGGCAGGCTTGATCGGATTCGCATTGGCACTTGTAGGGTTCCAGGCAATCGGTCCAGTGGTTGACCGTTTGACGCAAGCAATGGCAGCCGGGGTTGAAACAATCCTGAACGCACAATTGATTCCTTTAACGAATATCTTCATCGAACCAGCAAAAATTCTTTTCCTGAACAATGCAATCAACCACGGAATTTTGACACCATTGGGAACGGAACAAGTCAGCGAGACAGGCCGTTCGATCCTCTTCCTGCTTGAAGCAAATCCTGGTCCTGGTTTGGGCGTGTTGTTGGCTTTCACTCTATTCGGCAAAGGCTCAGCGAAATCGACAGCTCCGGGTGCGATGATCATCCATTTCTTGGGTGGGATCCACGAAATCTATTTCCCTTACGTCATGATGAAACCGCTGTTATTCCTGGCAGTCATCTCGGGCGGCGTTTCCGGCAGCTTTGTGTTCCAACTTTTAGGCGCTGGTTTGCGGGCTCCGGCTTCACCAGGTTCGATCATCGCGATTTTGGCTATGACGCCGATGGGTTCTTACCTGCCCGTCATTTTGGGAGTCGTCGCTGGTGCGGCAGCATCTTTTGCGGTAGCAACGGTCATTTTGAAGGCAGACTCCAAAGAAGCAGTCGATAATTTTGAAGAAAGTGTCAAAGCGACCCAAGCCGCAAAATTAAGCGCAAAGGGCTCAGCTGGACAAACAAGTCTGACAAACATGTCAGGCATCCAACACATCATTTTTGCTTGCGATGCAGGGATGGGTTCAAGCGCAATGGGAGCTTCTATCCTGCGCAAAAAAATCAACGCGGCCGGATTACCGCAAGATGTAACCAACCGCGCCATCAATAATCTGACGGATGCAGCCAACACGTTGATCGTGACTCAGGAAGAACTGAAGAACCGGGCCCAACAGAAAGCACCGAATGCAACTTTCGTAGCGATCGAGAATTTCCTGAATTCGCCAAAATACGATGAAATCGTAGCTACGCTGGCCGGCACCAATCTGAAAGAAACCGTCGTTGCACCTGCAGCATCGCGCCTTGATGTTGACTTGGCGAACATCAATGAAATCGTCTTGGTCCATGATGACCGCAAAGGCTCCGCCACGATGGGACAAAAAGTAGTGGAACGGATTTTGGAGAGGGAAGCCTTGGATATACCTTTAAGAAAAATGCACATCAACGAGCTGAAAGCATCTCCGCAAACATTGGTCATCAGCAAGAACAGTCTGACACAAGCGGCCCAACAAAAAGTGCCTGCAGCGGTTCATCTGTCAGTGGACAGTCTGATCACGACATCGAAATACGAGAGCGTCGTCGCCAATTTGAAGCAAACAGCGTAA
- a CDS encoding PTS sugar transporter subunit IIA — MNNLDTEMIVLNKAFASKEEAIRFCGQKLVDAGCVDSDYVEAMVQRDRMLSVYMGNFIAIPHGTDAAKEHVKKSGICVVQVPDGVDFGDEREEKVATVLFGIAGVGDDHLELIQKIALYCSDVDNVVTLADALTKDEITGSLAIA; from the coding sequence ATGAATAATTTAGATACAGAAATGATCGTTTTGAATAAAGCGTTCGCGTCAAAAGAAGAAGCCATCCGTTTCTGCGGCCAAAAATTAGTGGACGCAGGCTGTGTGGATTCGGATTATGTGGAGGCTATGGTGCAACGGGATCGGATGTTGTCGGTGTATATGGGGAATTTCATCGCGATTCCCCATGGTACCGATGCAGCCAAAGAGCACGTGAAAAAATCAGGCATTTGTGTTGTGCAAGTGCCTGACGGGGTCGATTTCGGCGACGAGCGGGAAGAAAAAGTGGCAACCGTTCTGTTCGGCATCGCAGGAGTCGGGGATGACCACTTGGAATTGATCCAAAAAATCGCGCTGTATTGCAGCGACGTGGATAACGTCGTCACTTTAGCGGACGCTTTGACAAAAGATGAAATCACTGGCAGCTTAGCCATTGCATAG
- the glmS gene encoding glutamine--fructose-6-phosphate transaminase (isomerizing) — translation MCGIVGYVGQGNVQEVLLHGLEKLEYRGYDSAGIFVVDAENQGHVFKEKGRIADLRAIVDRQVDAHTGIGHTRWATHGVPSAENAHPHQSADGRFTLVHNGVIENFKEIKDEYLQDVTFVSQTDTEIVVQLIEKIAAEGNLDGKEALRRALAIVRGSYAFALVDAQAPNVLYAAKNKSPLLIGLGDDFNVVASDAMATVQITNQYVEIHDGEMITLTADGVTIEKLDGKTVTRNPYTAQIDASDLEKGTYPYYMLKEIDEQPAVMRNIIQKYQNAEGRLTVPEELVTAMLDADRIHVVACGTSYHSGWVGKHYLEKIAQIPTEVHVASEFSYNPPLLTGKPFFIFLTQSGETADSRQVLVKVKEWGYPALTITNVAGSTLSREADYTLLLHAGPEIAVASTKAYTAQIAVLAVLSDALGARTGHDMGIDMVHELGIVANAMEAVIDDKERIAALADIYLPNTRNAFYIGRGLDYFVSMEAALKLKEISYIQTEGFAAGELKHGTIALIEEGTPVLAIITQADVASHTRGNVEEVRSRGANTCVFAMEGLANENDQIILPAVHPALAPLMTVVPTQLMAYYATLHRGYDVDKPRNLAKSVTVE, via the coding sequence ATGTGTGGAATAGTTGGATATGTAGGACAAGGCAATGTACAAGAGGTATTGTTGCATGGATTAGAAAAATTGGAATACCGTGGTTATGATTCAGCCGGTATTTTTGTCGTAGACGCTGAAAACCAAGGTCATGTATTCAAGGAAAAAGGCCGCATCGCGGATTTGCGCGCAATCGTCGACAGACAGGTAGATGCCCATACAGGAATCGGACACACAAGATGGGCAACGCATGGCGTGCCGAGCGCAGAGAATGCGCATCCGCACCAATCTGCGGATGGACGTTTTACTTTGGTCCATAACGGGGTCATCGAAAACTTCAAAGAAATCAAAGATGAGTATCTGCAGGATGTTACTTTCGTCAGCCAAACAGATACGGAAATCGTTGTGCAGCTGATCGAAAAAATCGCTGCCGAAGGAAACCTGGACGGAAAAGAAGCTTTGCGCCGCGCTTTAGCGATCGTAAGAGGCTCTTACGCTTTCGCGTTGGTCGATGCACAAGCTCCGAATGTCCTTTACGCAGCCAAAAACAAAAGCCCGTTGTTGATCGGCTTGGGCGATGACTTCAATGTCGTTGCCAGCGATGCGATGGCTACAGTTCAGATCACGAACCAATATGTGGAGATCCATGACGGCGAAATGATCACATTGACGGCTGATGGCGTCACAATCGAAAAATTGGACGGAAAAACAGTCACACGTAATCCGTATACGGCCCAAATCGATGCCAGCGACCTGGAAAAAGGGACATACCCTTACTACATGTTGAAAGAAATCGATGAGCAGCCTGCTGTTATGCGTAACATCATCCAAAAATACCAAAACGCAGAAGGCCGCTTGACCGTTCCTGAAGAATTGGTCACCGCTATGTTGGATGCTGACCGCATCCACGTCGTGGCTTGCGGGACGAGCTACCATTCCGGTTGGGTAGGCAAACATTATCTGGAAAAAATCGCACAGATCCCGACAGAAGTGCATGTCGCCAGCGAATTCTCCTACAACCCGCCGTTGTTGACAGGCAAGCCGTTCTTCATCTTCCTTACCCAAAGTGGGGAGACTGCGGACAGCCGCCAAGTATTGGTGAAAGTAAAAGAATGGGGATACCCAGCTTTGACGATCACAAACGTGGCTGGCTCGACCTTGTCGCGTGAAGCGGACTACACGTTGCTGCTGCATGCAGGTCCTGAGATCGCAGTCGCTTCAACGAAAGCTTATACGGCACAAATCGCTGTCCTGGCTGTCTTGTCGGATGCGTTAGGCGCGAGAACGGGTCATGATATGGGAATCGACATGGTCCATGAATTAGGGATCGTCGCAAATGCGATGGAAGCGGTCATCGATGACAAAGAGCGCATCGCTGCCTTGGCTGACATCTACTTGCCGAACACCCGCAATGCTTTCTACATCGGACGCGGTCTGGATTACTTCGTATCGATGGAAGCTGCATTGAAACTGAAAGAAATTTCTTATATCCAAACAGAAGGTTTTGCTGCCGGAGAATTGAAGCACGGCACAATCGCCTTGATCGAAGAAGGAACACCGGTCTTGGCTATCATTACCCAAGCTGATGTTGCCAGCCATACCCGCGGAAACGTCGAAGAAGTGCGTTCGCGCGGCGCAAACACTTGCGTATTTGCAATGGAAGGTTTGGCCAACGAAAATGACCAAATCATCTTGCCTGCTGTTCACCCCGCGTTGGCGCCACTGATGACAGTCGTTCCGACCCAACTGATGGCTTACTACGCAACGCTTCACCGTGGCTATGACGTCGACAAGCCAAGAAACTTGGCTAAATCCGTTACGGTTGAGTAA
- a CDS encoding PTS transporter subunit EIIC, whose product MIKPKRSYLQEDLFELPKIRRVGHYLSGMIMPNVSVFITWGIITTLIQYLQGPLQNSFLEMDHLMIQFLLPVLIAYTGGRLIEQRAGVVAAVAVIGMLVESEDPQILGAMVIGPLIGWNVFLFDKYLLPKVKAGYEMLVRNFSAGIIGMLFGYLSLVFIGPFIAGVTKQIGLFVGWLIQRNLLLFTNLFIEPLKVLFLNNTLNHGILTPLGIEQAGDAGTSILFLIETNPGPGLGILLAFILFSKKDLKATASGAFMIHLFGGIHEIYFPFVLLNPLLFAAVIIGGMSGTLVFELFQVGLKVPASPGSIVVILANTPQEMLLGVASGIAGSTLVSFLIAALVIRKDQTKKEISEKVTKVTEIRKILFACDAGMGSSAMGASLMRQQLEASGISIPVDYTSIYHVNDDPHLLLITQNELKHLAEIQAPHAQLVTIGNFLDQEEYAKVVALLTDEQELKGIPGALGETLPYQKVVFLYADGVRGSQTMAAQAFRNLAEKQNIRVDIEKQPLEQLIADQQNLYIVTEAFAAENDLPKAPLLIVEHLIATNKYEKLLRGDLSDVSNS is encoded by the coding sequence ATGATAAAACCAAAACGATCTTATTTACAGGAAGACCTTTTTGAATTGCCGAAAATAAGGCGGGTTGGTCATTACCTCAGCGGAATGATCATGCCGAACGTGAGTGTCTTCATCACGTGGGGAATCATTACGACGCTGATCCAATATCTTCAGGGTCCGCTCCAAAATTCTTTTCTGGAAATGGATCACCTCATGATTCAATTTCTCCTCCCTGTGCTGATTGCTTATACCGGGGGACGATTGATCGAGCAACGTGCCGGGGTCGTGGCGGCCGTTGCGGTGATCGGAATGCTCGTGGAATCAGAAGATCCGCAAATTCTGGGTGCCATGGTAATCGGACCGTTGATCGGCTGGAACGTTTTTCTGTTCGATAAATATCTTTTGCCTAAAGTCAAAGCGGGTTACGAGATGTTGGTCCGTAATTTTTCGGCGGGAATCATCGGCATGCTGTTCGGCTATTTGAGTCTTGTTTTTATCGGTCCGTTCATTGCGGGCGTAACGAAACAGATCGGGCTGTTTGTCGGCTGGCTGATCCAGCGGAATCTGCTGTTGTTCACCAACCTTTTTATAGAGCCGTTGAAGGTCTTGTTCTTGAACAACACGCTCAACCACGGCATCTTGACGCCGTTGGGGATTGAACAGGCGGGGGATGCGGGAACATCGATTTTGTTTTTGATTGAAACCAATCCCGGTCCGGGCTTGGGCATTCTGTTGGCTTTCATCTTGTTCAGCAAGAAGGATTTGAAGGCCACAGCCAGTGGTGCTTTCATGATCCATCTGTTCGGCGGGATCCACGAAATTTATTTCCCGTTTGTTTTACTGAATCCGTTGTTGTTTGCGGCTGTCATTATAGGCGGGATGAGCGGCACGCTGGTTTTTGAGTTGTTTCAAGTGGGGCTGAAAGTTCCGGCTTCGCCTGGGTCGATTGTGGTGATTTTGGCGAATACGCCGCAAGAGATGCTGCTGGGAGTTGCCAGCGGCATTGCAGGAAGCACACTGGTAAGTTTTTTGATTGCTGCCCTTGTGATCAGGAAAGACCAGACAAAAAAAGAAATTTCAGAAAAGGTGACGAAAGTGACGGAAATCCGGAAAATTTTATTCGCATGCGATGCAGGGATGGGTTCAAGCGCCATGGGAGCCAGCTTGATGCGGCAGCAATTGGAAGCGAGCGGAATTTCGATCCCGGTGGACTACACGTCCATATACCACGTGAACGATGATCCCCATCTTTTGCTTATCACCCAAAATGAGCTGAAGCATTTGGCCGAAATCCAAGCCCCTCACGCACAACTTGTCACAATCGGAAATTTTTTGGACCAAGAAGAGTATGCGAAAGTTGTGGCACTGCTGACCGATGAACAAGAACTAAAAGGGATCCCGGGGGCGCTAGGGGAAACACTGCCGTATCAAAAGGTCGTCTTTTTGTATGCGGATGGTGTGCGGGGTTCGCAGACGATGGCAGCGCAAGCGTTCCGGAATCTGGCGGAAAAGCAAAATATCAGGGTCGATATCGAAAAGCAGCCGCTGGAACAGCTGATTGCGGACCAACAGAATCTGTATATCGTCACTGAAGCCTTTGCTGCTGAGAACGATCTGCCGAAGGCTCCGCTGCTGATCGTCGAACATCTTATCGCAACGAATAAATACGAGAAACTATTAAGGGGAGACTTGTCAGATGTTTCTAACTCCTAG
- a CDS encoding mannitol-1-phosphate 5-dehydrogenase has translation MKAVHFGAGNIGRGFIGEILNHNGYAITFVDVNDTIIEALKTRGGYTIELADESRKQIQIENVTGLNNAKEAEKVVEAIVAADILTTAIGPNILPRIAQLIAEGITARAARNIQQPIDIIACENMIGGSTFLAGEVKKYCTDTAYLDAYVGFPDAAVDRIVPMQQHADPLFVQVEPFSEWVVQGTACKSPIRLEGVAYVNDLEPYIERKLFSVNTGHATVAYTGALQGYETIDEAMQDNLVVIQLRSVLHETGKLLIKKWGFDEAEHEKYIEKIIGRFQNKYISDAISRVARTPLRKLGNHERFIRPMVELTQLDEMPFHLLETIGMVFNYFDPEDEQCQELKEMILQKGLDKIISEVTGIDNQKILGSIKQNVEKYAYKVA, from the coding sequence ATGAAAGCAGTACACTTTGGTGCCGGAAATATCGGCCGCGGCTTTATCGGAGAAATTTTGAATCACAACGGGTACGCCATCACTTTTGTGGATGTGAACGATACAATCATCGAAGCTTTAAAAACGCGTGGCGGCTATACGATCGAGTTGGCGGATGAGTCACGCAAACAGATCCAAATCGAGAACGTCACTGGGCTCAATAATGCCAAAGAGGCAGAAAAAGTTGTGGAAGCGATCGTTGCAGCGGATATCTTAACGACTGCCATCGGGCCGAATATTCTGCCTAGAATCGCGCAATTGATCGCAGAAGGGATCACGGCGCGCGCAGCCCGGAACATCCAGCAGCCCATCGACATCATCGCCTGCGAAAACATGATCGGCGGATCGACATTCCTGGCGGGGGAAGTCAAGAAATATTGCACGGACACGGCTTACCTTGATGCGTATGTCGGCTTCCCGGATGCAGCGGTGGATCGGATCGTTCCGATGCAACAACATGCGGATCCGCTCTTTGTGCAAGTGGAGCCCTTCAGCGAGTGGGTTGTACAAGGGACAGCCTGCAAAAGCCCGATCCGCCTGGAAGGCGTTGCCTATGTGAACGATCTGGAGCCTTATATCGAACGCAAGCTGTTCAGCGTCAATACAGGACACGCTACGGTAGCCTACACAGGCGCTCTGCAAGGCTATGAAACCATCGATGAAGCGATGCAGGACAATCTGGTCGTTATCCAACTGCGTTCTGTATTGCATGAAACCGGTAAATTGTTGATCAAGAAATGGGGATTCGATGAAGCCGAGCATGAGAAATATATCGAAAAAATCATCGGCCGTTTCCAAAACAAATACATTTCCGACGCGATTTCCCGTGTGGCGCGCACGCCTTTAAGAAAATTGGGCAATCATGAGCGCTTCATCCGTCCGATGGTTGAATTGACCCAACTCGATGAGATGCCTTTCCATTTGCTGGAGACGATCGGCATGGTCTTCAATTACTTCGACCCGGAAGATGAACAGTGCCAAGAACTGAAGGAAATGATCCTGCAAAAAGGCTTGGATAAAATCATTTCGGAAGTAACCGGGATAGACAATCAAAAAATCTTGGGCAGCATCAAACAGAACGTCGAGAAATACGCCTATAAGGTAGCGTAA